A region from the Vicia villosa cultivar HV-30 ecotype Madison, WI linkage group LG3, Vvil1.0, whole genome shotgun sequence genome encodes:
- the LOC131655519 gene encoding protein IDA-LIKE 4-like, whose product MVLLNRKLKILLLSFILFLCLFGHCYGSRTTNMFKVKPKYQNKGHFFGYLPRRIPIPFSSPSRKHNDIGLQSWRSP is encoded by the coding sequence ATGGTTCTACTTAATAGGAAgcttaaaattttgttgctctcaTTCATCTTGTTTCTATGCTTATTTGGTCACTGTTATGGCTCAAGAACTACAAACATGTTCAAGGTTAAGCCAAAGTATCAAAACAAGGGTCACTTTTTTGGTTACTTGCCAAGAAGAATACCTATACCATTTTCCTCTCCTTCAAGGAAACACAATGACATTGGCTTGCAAAGTTGGAGATCCCCATGA